Proteins co-encoded in one Salvia splendens isolate huo1 chromosome 4, SspV2, whole genome shotgun sequence genomic window:
- the LOC121800597 gene encoding protein RKD2-like, which translates to MASTGIKFENHNELGFFFHEEPITPLVSWEQQFASVEGFNLGLHNFLEYEPFPLGHQSSNLELTDFDDFSGDLWVFDDHPLPLHNNIMANPNPNPNPASTGQGFHTLDSSMQIMVAENQLQHSNEVVRRSVRHKSSALQLEEIQKYFDYPITRAAKELNVGLTVLKKRCRELHITRWPHRKIKSLKSLIHNVKELGLTNEIEMLEEHKKMVEMIPEMELTERTKKLRQACFKANYKKRKSFKNLLEGTKLHHF; encoded by the exons ATGGCTTCCACAGGAATTAAGTTTGAGAATCACAACGAACTTGGATTCTTTTTCCATGAAGAACCAATTACACCCCTAGT GTCATGGGAGCAACAATTTGCAAGTGTTGAGGGGTTCAACTTAGGGCTTCATAATTTTCTTGAATATGAACCATTTCCATTAGGTCATCAATCTTCAAATCTAGAGCTCACTGATTTCGATGATTTTTCCGGTGATTTGTGGGTTTTCGACGATCATCCATTACCGCTTCACAACAACATTATggccaaccctaaccctaaccctaatccagCAAGTACCGGGCAAGGCTTTCACACTCTTGATTCGAGCATGCAAATAATGGTTGCTGAAAATCAATTACAACATTCCAACGAAGTCGTGAGGAGAAGCGTGAGGCACAAATCCTCGGCCCTGCAGTTGGAAGAGATTCAAAAATACTTTGATTATCCAATAACTAGGGCTGCGAAAGAGCTCAACGTGGGCCTCACCGTGCTCAAGAAACGCTGCAGGGAGCTTCATATCACGCGGTGGCCCCATAGGAAGATCAAGAGCTTGaaatctctcattcataatgtTAAG GAACTAGGTTTGACGAATGAGATTGAGATGTTGGAGGAGCATAAGAAAATGGTGGAAATGATACCGGAAATGGAGCTCACTGAGAGGACTAAGAAGTTGAGACAAGCTTGCTTCAAAGCCAATTACAAGAAGAGAAAGTCCTTCAAAAATTTGTTAGAGGGAACAAAATTACATCATTTCTAG
- the LOC121798604 gene encoding 50S ribosomal protein L9-like, with protein sequence MAYLLYGRNAMRKSTMHHPLLFAAQGVRYRKLEVILTTTIDKLGKAGETVKVAPGFFRNHLMPKLLAVPNIDKFAHLIHEQRKIYQPKEVEAVKVVVKSDETKTKEYVAAANRLAKTRVNIRKFIIEGKGDELREPVTKEEVLAEIARQLQVHIEPENLHLPTPLSTVGEHKVPLRLPKSIPKPAGEDWILNIKIRKR encoded by the exons ATGGCTTATCTTCTATACGGAAGAAATGCGATGCGGAAGAGCACGATGCACCACCCGCTGCTGTTCGCCGCTCAAGGCGTACGTTATCGGAAGCTGGAAGTTATCCTGACAACT ACGATTGATAAGCTCGGAAAAGCTGGTGAAACTGTCAAGGTTGCGCCGGGGTTTTTCCGGAATCATTTGATGCCGAAATTGCTCGCTGTACCGAATATCGACAAGTTTGCGCATCTCATTCATGAGCAGCGCAAG ATCTACCAGCCTAAGGAGGTTGAAGCGGTTAAAGTAGTTGTAAAGAGTGATGAAACAAAGACTAAAGAGTACGTGGCTGCAGCAAACCGCCTTGCTAAAACCAGAGTG AACATACGGAAGTTCATCATAGAGGGAAAAGGAGATGAATTGCGTGAACCAGTAACCAAAGAAGAAGTCTTGGCTGAG ATAGCGAGGCAGCTTCAGGTGCATATTGAACCTGAAAATCTGCACCTACCGACTCCATTGTCGACTGTAGGGGAGCATAAGGTGCCACTCCGGCTGCCGAAATCCATTCCTAAACCAGCAGGAGAAGATTGGATTCTCAATATCAAAATCAGGAAAAGATAA
- the LOC121801419 gene encoding protein phosphatase 2C 57-like encodes MALCSPQLQKFLLNKICGNYGFDQTSKKSNILVKGGEGRRLCSAIAIDAPSSIASVPGIRWGSAQLKGAREEMEDDAVIVQSDELDGFSYAAVFDGHAGFSSVQFLKEELYKECYAALQGKKKLLSGKDFKAIKKALEDAFESADAKLLKWLEKRGDEDESGATATVVFLRDDVLFVSHVGDSCLALSRSGKAEVLTDSHRPYGTKPVPLQEIRRIREAGGWIVNGRICGDISVSRAFGDIRFKTKKYEMLRKGVEEGRWTEKFASRIQFTGDLVTASPDVFETSLGPDAEFVVLASDGLWDYMSSSDVINFIRNQLYKHGDVQMASEALAQVALDGGSQDNISIIIADLRQTDWQKLNLGVQKPNIALELVQAVATISFVSLGIWISTQL; translated from the exons ATGGCCTTATGCAGTCCACAGCTACAGAAGTTTCTACTGAACAAAATATGCGGCAACTATGGCTTCGACCAGACTTCCAAGAAAAGCAACATCTTAGTAAAGGGCGGAGAGGGAAGAAGACTCTGCTCCGCCATCGCAATAGACGCGCCTTCTTCCATTGCAAGCGTGCCGGGGATCAGATGGGGATCGGCTCAGCTCAAGGGAGCCCGCGAAGAGATGGAGGATGATGCCGTCATTGTTCAGTCTGATGAGCTTGATGGATTCTCCTATGCTGCAGTTTTTGATGGCCATGCTGGATTCTCTTCTGTTCAATTCCTCAA GGAAGAATTGTACAAAGAATGTTATGCTGCATTACAAGGAAAAAAGAAACTGTTAAGTGGGAAGGATTTCAAAGCGATCAAGAAGGCACTAGAAGACGCTTTTGAAAGTGCAGATGCCAAACTCTTGAAATG GCTTGAAAAGAGGGGAGACGAAGACGAGTCTGGTGCTACAGCGACTGTTGTATTTCTTCGCGATGATGTGCTGTTTGTTTCTCATGTTGGTGACTCATGCTTG GCTCTATCACGATCGGGAAAAGCAGAAGTCTTGACCGATTCTCATAGGCCCTACGGGACCAAGCCAGTCCCACTGCAAGAAATCAGGCGAATCAGAGAGGCCGGTGGTTGG ATTGTCAATGGAAGGATTTGTGGAGACATCTCTGTATCCCGTGCCTTTGGTGACATACGGTTCAAGACCAAGAAATACGA GATGCTGAGGAAGGGAGTCGAGGAAGGGCGATGGACTGAAAAATTTGCTTCACG CATACAATTTACTGGGGACTTAGTTACCGCTTCTCCTGATGTTTTCGAGACATCTCTTGGACCGGATGCTGAGTTTGTAGTATTGGCGTCTGACGGCTTGTGGGATTACATGAGCAG CTCGGATGTAATAAATTTCATTAGAAATCAGCTTTACAAACATGGAGATGTTCAG ATGGCTTCTGAGGCTCTTGCACAAGTGGCTCTG GACGGAGGCTCACAAGATAACATCAGCATTATTATTGCTGATCTGAG GCAAACAGACTGGCAGAAGCTAAATCTTGGGGTGCAGAAACCGAACATTGCATTGGAATTGGTTCAGGCTGTAGCTACTATCAGTTTCGTTTCACTTGGTATATGGATCTCAACTCAACTTTGA